One region of Microbacterium sp. M28 genomic DNA includes:
- the rpmD gene encoding 50S ribosomal protein L30, with protein sequence MAARLKVTQIKSKVSEKQNQRDTLRSLGLKRIGDTTVRPDDAQTRGYVRTVAHLVKVEEID encoded by the coding sequence ATGGCTGCGCGCCTCAAGGTCACGCAGATCAAGTCCAAGGTGAGCGAGAAGCAGAACCAGCGTGACACGCTGCGCAGCCTCGGTCTGAAGCGGATCGGTGACACCACCGTCCGCCCCGACGACGCGCAGACGCGCGGTTACGTCCGGACCGTCGCCCACCTCGTCAAGGTTGAGGAGATCGACTAA
- the rpmC gene encoding 50S ribosomal protein L29, giving the protein MAIGTKELAPSELDTFEDQRLVEELRKAKEELFNLRFQSATGQLESHGRIRAVKRDIARLYTVIRERELGIRATPAPVEAPAKKASKAKAKKADSAEAPKEEAE; this is encoded by the coding sequence ATGGCGATCGGCACCAAGGAGCTCGCTCCCAGCGAGCTCGACACGTTCGAAGACCAGCGCCTCGTCGAGGAGCTGCGTAAGGCCAAGGAGGAGCTGTTCAACCTCCGTTTCCAGTCGGCCACCGGCCAGCTGGAGAGCCACGGCCGCATCCGCGCCGTCAAGCGCGACATCGCGCGCCTGTACACCGTGATCCGCGAGCGCGAGCTGGGCATCCGTGCGACGCCCGCTCCGGTCGAGGCTCCGGCCAAGAAGGCGTCCAAGGCAAAGGCGAAGAAGGCCGATTCGGCTGAGGCGCCCAAGGAGGAGGCCGAGTAA
- the rplP gene encoding 50S ribosomal protein L16: MLIPRKVKFRKQHHPGRSGQATGGTKVSFGEYGIQALTPAYVTNRQIESARIAMTRHIKRGGKVWINIYPDRPLTKKPAETRMGSGKGSPEWWVANVKPGRVLFEVAGVSEQLAREALTRAIHKLPLKARIIKREEGDA; this comes from the coding sequence ATGCTTATTCCCCGTAAGGTCAAGTTCCGCAAGCAGCACCACCCGGGGCGCAGCGGCCAGGCAACCGGCGGCACGAAGGTCTCCTTCGGCGAGTACGGTATCCAGGCCCTCACCCCCGCGTATGTGACGAACCGTCAGATCGAGTCCGCTCGTATCGCGATGACCCGTCACATCAAGCGCGGTGGCAAGGTGTGGATCAACATCTACCCCGACCGTCCGCTCACCAAGAAGCCGGCCGAAACCCGCATGGGTTCCGGTAAGGGTTCCCCCGAGTGGTGGGTCGCCAACGTCAAGCCGGGTCGCGTCCTCTTCGAGGTCGCCGGCGTCAGCGAGCAGCTCGCTCGCGAAGCACTGACCCGTGCTATCCACAAGCTGCCTCTCAAGGCACGCATCATCAAGCGCGAGGAGGGCGACGCGTAA
- the secY gene encoding preprotein translocase subunit SecY gives MFSAIARIFRTPDLRRKIGFTLAIIALYRFGSHIPAPFVNFPNVEQCLALTSGTEGLLSLVNLFSGGALLQLSIFALGVMPYITATIITQLLRVVIPHFETLHKEGQAGQAKLTQYTRYLTIALALLQSTTLVTVARSGQLFGTTDIAACQNLLTNDVWWAQLLMIITMTAGTGLIMWFAELVTERGIGNGMSLLIFTSIAATFPSAMWLIWESKGFEVFLLVLAVGIIVMALVVFVEQSQRRIPVQYAKRMVGRRTYGGTNTYIPIKVNMAGVIPVIFASSLLYIPMLIAQFNTPQDGSEPAAWVTWVSQYFTTGDHPLYMLVYFLLIIGFTYFYVAITFNPVEVADNMKKYGGFIPGIRAGRPTAEYLDYVLTRITFPGSIYLGLIALIPLVALATVGANQNFPFGGASILIIVGVGLETVKQIDAQLQQRHYEGLLR, from the coding sequence TTGTTTAGCGCCATTGCGCGGATCTTCCGCACGCCCGACCTGCGTCGGAAGATCGGTTTCACCCTGGCGATCATCGCCCTCTACCGGTTCGGCTCGCACATCCCGGCTCCGTTCGTGAACTTCCCGAACGTCGAGCAGTGCCTCGCACTCACGTCCGGCACCGAGGGGCTGCTCAGCCTTGTCAACCTCTTCTCGGGCGGAGCGCTGCTCCAGCTGTCGATCTTCGCGCTGGGTGTGATGCCGTACATCACGGCGACGATCATCACCCAGCTGCTGCGCGTCGTCATCCCGCACTTCGAGACCCTTCACAAGGAAGGTCAGGCTGGACAGGCGAAGCTCACCCAGTACACCCGCTACCTCACGATCGCCCTCGCGCTGCTGCAGTCGACGACGCTCGTCACCGTGGCACGCAGCGGGCAGCTCTTCGGCACCACCGACATTGCGGCCTGCCAGAACCTGCTGACCAACGACGTGTGGTGGGCGCAGCTGCTGATGATCATCACGATGACCGCCGGCACCGGCCTCATCATGTGGTTCGCCGAGCTCGTCACCGAGCGCGGCATCGGCAACGGCATGTCCCTGCTGATCTTCACGTCGATCGCGGCGACCTTCCCGTCCGCCATGTGGCTGATCTGGGAGAGCAAGGGCTTCGAGGTGTTCCTCCTCGTGCTCGCGGTCGGCATCATCGTGATGGCGCTCGTCGTCTTCGTCGAGCAGTCGCAGCGCCGCATCCCCGTGCAGTACGCCAAGCGCATGGTCGGACGTCGCACCTACGGCGGGACGAACACGTACATCCCGATCAAGGTGAACATGGCCGGTGTGATCCCGGTGATCTTCGCGTCGTCGCTGCTGTACATCCCGATGCTCATCGCGCAGTTCAACACGCCGCAGGACGGCAGCGAGCCGGCCGCGTGGGTCACCTGGGTCTCGCAGTACTTCACGACCGGTGACCACCCGCTGTACATGCTGGTGTACTTCCTGCTCATCATCGGTTTCACGTACTTCTACGTCGCGATCACGTTCAACCCCGTCGAGGTCGCCGACAACATGAAGAAGTACGGCGGGTTCATCCCCGGCATCCGTGCGGGGCGTCCGACGGCCGAGTACCTCGACTACGTGCTGACGCGCATCACGTTCCCCGGTTCCATCTACCTGGGCCTGATCGCCCTCATCCCGCTGGTGGCCCTGGCCACCGTCGGCGCGAACCAGAACTTCCCGTTCGGTGGCGCGTCGATCCTCATCATCGTCGGTGTGGGTCTCGAGACGGTCAAGCAGATCGACGCTCAGCTTCAGCAGCGCCATTACGAAGGGCTCCTCCGATGA
- a CDS encoding adenylate kinase, whose product MTASARLLIVGPQGSGKGTQGVRIAESFGIPVISTGDIFRANIKNGTPLGAQVTEILDRGDLVPDELTSEIVRDRLSQDDAANGFLLDGYPRNAAQVAHLEEFLSARGEALAAVILLDVPREESIARLQLRAAEQGRSDDTAEAIAHRLDIYEHETAPILETYSDRGIVDRIDGVGSLDEITERIFAALDARGLRVTV is encoded by the coding sequence ATGACAGCATCCGCACGTCTCCTCATCGTCGGCCCGCAGGGCTCCGGCAAGGGCACGCAGGGTGTTCGCATCGCCGAGTCCTTCGGCATCCCGGTCATCTCCACCGGCGACATCTTCCGTGCCAACATCAAGAACGGCACCCCGCTGGGTGCGCAGGTCACGGAGATCCTCGACCGCGGCGACCTCGTCCCTGACGAGCTGACGAGCGAGATCGTGCGCGACAGGCTGTCGCAGGACGACGCCGCGAACGGCTTCCTTCTGGACGGGTATCCACGCAACGCCGCCCAGGTCGCGCACCTGGAGGAGTTCCTCTCCGCACGCGGCGAGGCGCTGGCCGCGGTGATCCTGCTGGATGTTCCGCGCGAGGAGAGCATCGCTCGTCTGCAGCTGCGTGCGGCGGAGCAGGGCCGCTCGGATGACACCGCCGAGGCCATCGCGCACCGCCTGGACATCTACGAGCACGAGACCGCTCCGATCCTGGAGACCTACTCGGACCGTGGCATCGTCGACCGCATCGACGGTGTCGGCTCGCTCGACGAGATCACCGAGCGCATCTTCGCGGCGCTGGACGCCCGCGGCCTGCGCGTGACGGTCTGA
- the map gene encoding type I methionyl aminopeptidase yields MFRRSIYKTPAQLRAMVEPGLITAASLDAAAAAIRPGATTASVDAAASAAVLARGAESNFKLVRGYRHTTCISVNEQVVHGIPGERVLEPGDIVSVDSGAQFQGWNGDSARTFVIPDPTRPELVAAREELSRVAEGSMWAGIAAMASARHLGDIGAAIQDYIEAQGEYGILREYVGHGIGRKMHEAPSVFNYRTPDVGAEVKPGLVLAIEPMVTAGGEATFVEDDDWTVSTIDGSDGSHWEHSVAVHADGIWVLTAVDGGAAGLAPFGVTPTPFA; encoded by the coding sequence GTGTTTCGCCGCTCGATCTACAAGACCCCCGCGCAGCTGCGCGCGATGGTCGAACCCGGCCTCATCACCGCGGCGTCCCTGGACGCGGCGGCTGCGGCCATCCGACCAGGCGCGACGACCGCATCGGTGGATGCCGCTGCCTCCGCCGCCGTGCTCGCCCGCGGCGCGGAGTCGAACTTCAAACTCGTCCGCGGCTACCGGCACACCACCTGCATCTCCGTGAACGAGCAGGTCGTGCACGGCATCCCCGGAGAGCGCGTGCTCGAGCCGGGCGACATCGTCTCCGTGGACAGCGGAGCGCAGTTCCAGGGCTGGAACGGCGACAGTGCTCGGACGTTCGTCATCCCCGACCCGACCCGCCCCGAGCTGGTCGCCGCGCGTGAAGAGCTTTCGCGCGTGGCGGAGGGGTCCATGTGGGCCGGCATCGCCGCGATGGCGTCCGCGCGTCACCTCGGCGACATCGGCGCGGCCATCCAGGACTACATCGAGGCGCAGGGGGAGTACGGCATCCTGCGCGAGTACGTCGGCCACGGCATCGGACGCAAGATGCACGAGGCACCCAGCGTCTTCAACTACCGGACGCCGGATGTTGGCGCCGAGGTCAAGCCCGGTCTCGTGCTCGCCATCGAGCCGATGGTGACCGCCGGCGGCGAGGCGACGTTCGTGGAGGATGACGACTGGACCGTCTCCACGATCGACGGCAGCGACGGCTCGCACTGGGAACACAGCGTCGCGGTGCATGCCGACGGCATCTGGGTGCTGACCGCGGTGGATGGCGGTGCCGCGGGCCTCGCGCCTTTCGGCGTGACCCCCACGCCCTTCGCGTAG
- the rplX gene encoding 50S ribosomal protein L24, giving the protein MANIKKGDLVQVITGRKQDKGGDRGKQGKVLEVLVAENRVIVEGVNYVTKHTRVGQTQRGTKTGGIETIEAPIHISNVQVIDPSTKKPTRVGHRVEEQTKDGVKRTVRVRYAKKSGKDL; this is encoded by the coding sequence ATGGCGAACATCAAGAAGGGCGACCTGGTTCAGGTCATCACGGGCCGCAAGCAGGACAAGGGCGGCGACCGCGGCAAGCAGGGCAAGGTTCTCGAGGTCCTCGTGGCCGAGAACCGCGTCATCGTCGAGGGCGTCAACTACGTCACCAAGCACACGCGCGTCGGCCAGACGCAGCGCGGCACGAAGACGGGCGGCATCGAGACCATCGAGGCTCCCATCCACATCTCCAACGTCCAGGTCATCGACCCCTCGACCAAGAAGCCGACCCGCGTCGGCCACCGCGTCGAGGAGCAGACCAAGGACGGCGTGAAGCGCACCGTCCGTGTGCGTTACGCGAAGAAGTCAGGTAAGGACCTCTGA
- a CDS encoding DsbA family protein, which produces MAAAQGKTNWFAIWISAAVVVVLVVLGGLVVFLNNQATAPGAAPETAGIVNGETGAISFGEGETTIDTYVDFMCPICGDFESAYGAALQDAAANDEITLNIHPISILDQASQGTEFSSRAASSMYCVAAEAPDAALDYFNLLFENQPEEGSAGLTDEQLVGFAEQAGAGAAADCINDGTYMKYAVDQVANTPADPETGRVGTPTVAIDGERISNADIQTRFAEILG; this is translated from the coding sequence ATGGCAGCAGCACAGGGCAAGACCAACTGGTTCGCCATCTGGATCTCGGCCGCTGTGGTCGTCGTCCTGGTGGTCCTCGGCGGACTCGTCGTGTTCCTGAACAACCAGGCCACCGCACCCGGCGCGGCTCCGGAGACGGCCGGCATCGTCAACGGCGAAACCGGTGCGATCTCGTTCGGTGAGGGCGAGACGACGATCGACACCTACGTCGACTTCATGTGCCCCATCTGCGGCGACTTCGAGAGCGCGTACGGCGCTGCGCTCCAGGATGCCGCGGCGAACGACGAGATCACGCTGAACATCCACCCGATCTCGATCCTGGACCAGGCCTCGCAGGGGACCGAGTTCTCCTCGCGCGCTGCCAGCTCGATGTACTGCGTCGCCGCCGAGGCGCCGGACGCAGCCCTGGACTACTTCAACCTGCTCTTCGAGAACCAGCCCGAAGAGGGAAGCGCGGGTCTCACGGACGAGCAGCTCGTCGGGTTCGCCGAGCAGGCGGGCGCCGGCGCGGCCGCCGATTGCATCAACGACGGCACCTACATGAAGTACGCCGTCGACCAGGTCGCGAACACCCCGGCCGACCCCGAGACGGGTCGAGTCGGCACACCGACCGTCGCGATCGACGGTGAGCGCATCAGCAACGCGGACATCCAGACGCGCTTCGCCGAGATCCTCGGCTGA
- the rpsE gene encoding 30S ribosomal protein S5, translated as MSDNKENEVTEAAAATSETAAGTTQAEPQREGRRGGRDRNQGGRDRNSRDRGDNQFLERVVTINRVSKVVKGGRRFSFTALVVVGDGNGLVGVGYGKAREVPLAISKGVEEAKRNFFRVPRVAKSIPHPVQGEAAAGVVLLRPAAAGTGVIAGGPVRAVLECAGIHDVLSKSLGSSNTINIVHATVAALKQLEEPRAVAARRGLEFDQVAPARLVRAEAEAAAAQKVGA; from the coding sequence GTGAGTGACAACAAGGAGAACGAAGTGACCGAAGCGGCAGCTGCCACTTCCGAGACGGCCGCAGGCACCACGCAGGCCGAGCCGCAGCGCGAAGGCCGCCGCGGCGGTCGTGACCGCAACCAGGGTGGCCGTGACCGCAACTCGCGCGACCGTGGGGACAACCAGTTCCTCGAGCGCGTCGTCACCATCAACCGCGTCTCCAAGGTCGTGAAGGGTGGACGTCGCTTCAGCTTCACCGCCCTCGTGGTCGTCGGTGACGGCAACGGTCTGGTCGGCGTCGGCTACGGCAAGGCCCGCGAGGTGCCCCTGGCCATCTCGAAGGGTGTCGAAGAGGCCAAGCGCAACTTCTTCCGCGTCCCCCGCGTCGCGAAGTCCATCCCGCACCCCGTGCAGGGTGAGGCCGCGGCCGGTGTCGTGCTGCTCCGCCCGGCCGCTGCCGGTACCGGTGTCATCGCCGGTGGTCCGGTCCGCGCCGTGCTCGAGTGCGCCGGCATCCACGACGTGCTGTCGAAGTCGCTCGGCTCGTCGAACACGATCAACATCGTGCACGCGACGGTGGCTGCCCTGAAGCAGCTCGAGGAGCCCCGTGCGGTCGCCGCGCGTCGTGGCCTCGAGTTCGACCAGGTCGCCCCGGCGCGTCTCGTCCGCGCGGAGGCCGAGGCGGCCGCAGCGCAGAAGGTAGGTGCCTGA
- the rpsH gene encoding 30S ribosomal protein S8, translating to MTMTDPVADMLTRLRNANSAHHDSVTLPSSKLKTHIAEILQQEGYISGWEVTDARVGKNLTLSLKYGPNRERSIAGIKRVSKPGLRVYAKSTELPKVLGGLGVAILSTSSGLLTDRQAEQKGVGGEVLAYVW from the coding sequence ATGACAATGACAGACCCGGTCGCAGACATGCTGACCCGTCTGCGCAACGCGAACTCGGCGCACCACGACTCCGTGACGCTCCCGTCGAGCAAGCTGAAGACGCACATCGCCGAGATCCTCCAGCAGGAGGGCTACATCTCCGGCTGGGAGGTCACCGACGCCCGCGTCGGCAAGAACCTCACGCTGTCGCTCAAGTACGGTCCGAACCGTGAGCGCTCCATCGCCGGCATCAAGCGCGTCTCGAAGCCCGGCCTCCGCGTCTACGCGAAGTCCACGGAGCTGCCGAAGGTCCTCGGCGGACTCGGCGTGGCCATCCTGTCCACCTCCTCCGGTCTTCTCACCGACCGTCAGGCAGAGCAGAAGGGCGTGGGCGGAGAAGTTCTCGCCTACGTGTGGTGA
- the rplE gene encoding 50S ribosomal protein L5 translates to MSTDTAAPAGKIQPRLKQKYKAEIQQKLQEEFGYQNVMQIPGIVKVVVNTGVGEAARDSKVIDGAVDDLTKITGQKPIVTKARKSIAQFKLREGQAIGAHVTLRGDRAWEFIDRLVSLALPRIRDFRGLSAKQFDGNGNYTFGLQEQSVFHEIDQDKIDRVRGFDITVVTTAKTDDEGRALLRHLGFPFKSEDAQA, encoded by the coding sequence ATGAGCACCGACACTGCCGCGCCGGCTGGCAAGATCCAGCCGCGCCTGAAGCAGAAGTACAAGGCCGAAATCCAGCAGAAGCTGCAGGAGGAGTTCGGCTACCAGAATGTGATGCAGATCCCCGGCATCGTCAAGGTCGTCGTCAACACCGGTGTCGGTGAGGCGGCTCGCGACAGCAAGGTGATCGATGGTGCGGTCGACGACCTCACCAAGATCACCGGCCAGAAGCCGATCGTCACGAAGGCCCGCAAGTCCATCGCGCAGTTCAAGCTGCGCGAGGGCCAGGCCATCGGTGCGCACGTCACCCTCCGTGGCGACCGTGCGTGGGAGTTCATCGACCGCCTGGTCTCGCTCGCGCTGCCCCGTATCCGCGACTTCCGCGGTCTCTCGGCCAAGCAGTTCGACGGCAACGGCAACTACACCTTCGGTCTCCAGGAGCAGAGCGTGTTCCACGAGATCGATCAGGACAAGATCGACCGCGTTCGCGGCTTCGACATCACCGTGGTGACGACGGCGAAGACGGACGACGAGGGCCGCGCACTTCTGCGCCACCTCGGCTTCCCCTTCAAGTCCGAAGACGCCCAGGCGTGA
- the rplO gene encoding 50S ribosomal protein L15 yields the protein MAEKNEAVEAEKAPKKAAPKAAASKAEAPKKATAAKKPAAKKPAAKKDAETTRPGVLKVHHLRPVPGANTAKTRVGRGEGSKGKTAGRGTKGTKARNTVRVGFEGGQMPLHMRTPKLRGFKNPFRVEYQVVNLEKLAELYPKGGDVTVSDLVAKGAVRKNEKVKVLGNGDIAVKLTVSVDKVSGSAEQKIVAAGGSVK from the coding sequence ATGGCTGAGAAGAACGAAGCCGTCGAGGCTGAGAAGGCTCCGAAGAAGGCTGCCCCCAAGGCTGCCGCTTCGAAGGCTGAGGCCCCGAAGAAGGCGACGGCGGCCAAGAAGCCGGCCGCCAAGAAGCCTGCTGCCAAGAAGGATGCCGAGACCACGCGTCCCGGCGTTCTGAAGGTGCACCACCTGCGTCCGGTCCCCGGCGCCAACACCGCGAAGACCCGTGTCGGTCGCGGTGAGGGCTCCAAGGGCAAGACGGCCGGTCGTGGCACGAAGGGCACCAAGGCCCGCAACACCGTCCGCGTCGGATTCGAGGGTGGGCAGATGCCGCTGCACATGCGCACCCCGAAGCTGCGCGGATTCAAGAACCCGTTCCGCGTCGAGTACCAGGTCGTGAACCTGGAGAAGCTCGCCGAGCTCTACCCCAAGGGTGGAGACGTCACCGTCAGCGACCTGGTCGCCAAGGGTGCCGTTCGCAAGAACGAGAAGGTCAAGGTCCTCGGCAACGGGGACATCGCGGTGAAGCTCACCGTCTCGGTCGACAAGGTCTCGGGTTCTGCCGAGCAGAAGATCGTGGCGGCCGGCGGTTCCGTCAAGTAA
- the rpsS gene encoding 30S ribosomal protein S19 encodes MPRSLKKGPFVDEHLLRKVVVQNEAGTKNVIKTWSRRSMIIPAMLGHTIAVHDGRKHIPVFVTETMVGHKLGEFAPTRTFRGHVKDDKKGRRR; translated from the coding sequence ATGCCTCGCAGTCTTAAGAAGGGCCCCTTCGTCGACGAGCACCTGCTTCGCAAGGTGGTCGTGCAGAACGAAGCCGGCACGAAGAACGTCATCAAGACCTGGTCGCGACGCTCGATGATCATCCCCGCCATGCTGGGACACACCATCGCCGTCCACGACGGTCGCAAGCACATCCCTGTGTTCGTGACCGAGACCATGGTCGGTCACAAGCTGGGCGAGTTCGCGCCCACCCGCACCTTCCGCGGCCACGTGAAGGACGACAAGAAGGGCCGCCGCCGCTGA
- the rplR gene encoding 50S ribosomal protein L18, whose amino-acid sequence MALKSKSDARARRHARLRKKIVGTELRPRLVVNRSARHVFVQLVDDSKGHTVASASTLETDVRGFEGDKTAKARKVGELLAERAKAAGFTEAVFDRGGNRYAGRVAAIADGAREGGLAL is encoded by the coding sequence ATGGCTCTCAAGTCAAAGTCTGACGCCCGCGCGCGTCGTCACGCCCGTCTTCGCAAGAAGATCGTCGGCACCGAGCTGCGTCCGCGCCTCGTCGTGAACCGTTCGGCACGCCACGTCTTCGTGCAGCTGGTCGACGACAGCAAGGGGCACACCGTCGCCTCGGCATCCACGCTCGAGACCGACGTCCGTGGCTTCGAAGGTGACAAGACCGCCAAGGCCCGCAAGGTCGGCGAGCTGCTCGCCGAGCGTGCGAAGGCCGCCGGTTTCACCGAGGCCGTGTTCGACCGTGGCGGCAACCGCTACGCAGGTCGTGTCGCGGCGATCGCCGATGGCGCCCGTGAAGGGGGGCTGGCACTGTGA
- the rplV gene encoding 50S ribosomal protein L22, translating into MVESIARVRHIRVTPQKARRVVALIKGKQAQEALAILKFAPQSASEPIYKLVASAMANAQVKADRDGEYLDEQDLYVANAYVDEGTTLKRFRPRAQGRAFQIKKRTSHITVVLSTPEVAAAAEGDSKKKASK; encoded by the coding sequence ATGGTGGAGTCCATCGCACGCGTGCGACACATCCGCGTGACCCCTCAGAAGGCTCGTCGTGTCGTCGCGCTCATCAAGGGCAAGCAGGCCCAGGAAGCTCTCGCGATCCTGAAGTTCGCACCGCAGAGCGCCAGTGAGCCGATCTACAAGCTTGTCGCGTCGGCCATGGCCAACGCGCAGGTGAAGGCGGATCGCGACGGCGAGTACCTCGACGAGCAGGACCTGTACGTGGCGAACGCCTACGTCGACGAGGGCACGACGCTCAAGCGTTTCCGCCCCCGTGCACAGGGTCGCGCTTTCCAGATCAAGAAGCGCACGAGCCACATCACGGTCGTGCTCTCGACGCCGGAGGTCGCTGCCGCGGCCGAGGGTGACAGCAAGAAGAAGGCGAGCAAGTAA
- the rplN gene encoding 50S ribosomal protein L14: MIQQESRLKVADNTGAKELLTIRVLGGSRRRYAGLGDTIVATVKDAIPGGNVKKGDVVKAVIVRTKKETRRPDGSYIKFDENAAVILKNDGEPRGTRIFGPVGRELRDKKFMKIVSLAPEVI; the protein is encoded by the coding sequence GTGATTCAGCAGGAGTCCCGCCTCAAGGTCGCCGACAACACCGGCGCGAAGGAACTGCTCACCATCCGCGTTCTCGGTGGCTCGCGCCGCCGTTACGCCGGCCTCGGTGACACCATCGTCGCGACCGTCAAGGACGCGATCCCGGGCGGCAACGTCAAGAAGGGCGACGTCGTCAAGGCGGTCATCGTCCGCACCAAGAAGGAGACGCGCCGTCCCGACGGCTCGTACATCAAGTTCGACGAGAACGCCGCCGTCATCCTGAAGAACGACGGGGAGCCCCGCGGCACCCGTATCTTCGGACCGGTCGGCCGTGAGCTTCGCGACAAGAAGTTCATGAAGATCGTCTCGCTCGCCCCGGAGGTCATTTGA
- the rpsC gene encoding 30S ribosomal protein S3, whose protein sequence is MGQKVNPYGFRLGITTDHVSRWFSDSTKPGQRYADYVAEDIKIRNLLKTQLDRAGVSNIEIERTRDRVRVDIHTARPGIVIGRRGAEAERIRGDLEKLTGKQIQLNILEVKNPEADAQLVAQGIAEQLSARVAFRRAMRKGLQGAQRAGAKGIRIQVSGRLGGAEMSRSEFYREGRVPLHTLRANIDYGFYEAKTTFGRIGVKVWIYKGDLTNKELAREQANAPKSRGRDDRGGDRRRGPRNEAPVAEGASA, encoded by the coding sequence ATGGGACAGAAGGTAAACCCGTACGGCTTCCGCCTCGGTATCACCACCGACCACGTCTCGCGCTGGTTCTCTGACTCGACGAAGCCGGGTCAGCGCTACGCGGACTACGTCGCCGAGGACATCAAGATCCGTAACCTGCTGAAGACGCAGCTGGACCGTGCCGGCGTCAGCAACATCGAGATCGAGCGGACCCGTGACCGCGTGCGTGTGGACATCCACACCGCGCGTCCCGGAATCGTCATCGGTCGTCGTGGTGCCGAGGCCGAGCGCATCCGCGGCGACCTCGAGAAGCTCACCGGCAAGCAGATCCAGCTGAACATCCTCGAGGTCAAGAACCCCGAGGCCGACGCTCAGCTCGTCGCGCAGGGCATCGCCGAGCAGCTGTCTGCTCGTGTGGCGTTCCGTCGTGCGATGCGCAAGGGTCTGCAGGGCGCTCAGCGCGCCGGCGCCAAGGGCATCCGCATCCAGGTCTCGGGCCGTCTCGGCGGCGCCGAGATGAGCCGGTCGGAGTTCTACCGCGAGGGTCGTGTGCCGCTGCACACGCTGCGCGCGAACATCGACTACGGCTTCTACGAGGCCAAGACCACCTTCGGCCGCATCGGCGTGAAGGTCTGGATCTACAAGGGTGACCTCACCAACAAGGAACTCGCTCGCGAGCAGGCCAACGCGCCCAAGTCGCGCGGTCGTGACGACCGCGGTGGCGACCGTCGCCGTGGCCCTCGCAACGAGGCCCCCGTCGCAGAAGGAGCGTCTGCCTGA
- the rplF gene encoding 50S ribosomal protein L6, which produces MSRIGRLPIEIPAGVTISVDGREVAVKGPKGELTLTVASPIEVAVEENQVLVTRPDDERESRSLHGLTRTLINNNIIGVTQGYTKGLEVVGTGYRVQQKGSSVEFALGFSHPVLIDPPAGITLTVEGNNKLTVSGIDKQAVGEAAANIRKIRKPEPYKGKGVRYAGEVVRRKAGKSGK; this is translated from the coding sequence ATGTCGCGTATTGGACGACTTCCCATCGAGATCCCCGCGGGCGTGACCATTTCGGTCGACGGCCGTGAGGTCGCGGTGAAGGGCCCCAAGGGTGAGCTCACCCTGACGGTCGCCAGCCCCATCGAGGTCGCGGTCGAGGAGAACCAGGTTCTGGTCACTCGCCCCGACGACGAGCGCGAGTCGCGGTCGCTTCACGGCCTGACCCGCACGCTCATCAACAACAACATCATCGGCGTCACCCAGGGCTACACCAAGGGCCTCGAGGTCGTCGGCACCGGATACCGCGTGCAGCAGAAGGGCAGCTCGGTCGAGTTCGCCCTCGGCTTCTCGCACCCGGTCCTGATCGACCCGCCCGCCGGAATCACCCTGACGGTCGAGGGCAACAACAAGCTCACGGTCAGTGGCATCGACAAGCAGGCTGTCGGCGAGGCAGCCGCGAACATCCGCAAGATCCGCAAGCCCGAGCCGTACAAGGGCAAGGGTGTCCGCTACGCGGGCGAGGTCGTGCGTCGCAAGGCCGGAAAGAGTGGTAAGTAA
- the rpsQ gene encoding 30S ribosomal protein S17 produces the protein MAEKKAAVKADTVEHGEHDVRDADARGYRKSRRGYVVSDKMDKTIVVEVEDRVKHPLYGKVIRRTSKVKAHDEGNTAGIGDLVLINETRPLSATKRWRLVEILEKAK, from the coding sequence ATGGCTGAGAAGAAGGCTGCCGTCAAGGCGGACACCGTGGAGCACGGCGAGCACGACGTGCGCGACGCGGACGCTCGCGGTTACCGCAAGTCCCGCCGCGGCTACGTCGTCAGCGACAAGATGGACAAGACCATCGTCGTCGAGGTCGAGGACCGCGTGAAGCACCCGCTGTACGGCAAGGTCATCCGCCGCACCTCCAAGGTGAAGGCGCACGACGAGGGCAACACCGCCGGCATCGGCGACCTGGTCCTCATCAACGAGACCCGGCCGCTCAGCGCCACCAAGCGCTGGCGTCTGGTTGAGATTCTGGAGAAGGCCAAGTGA